AGGAGTTTTTATACATTCATGGTTCGACATAAAGTTTAGTAAGTCTCACCTAATTTTTTAAATACGGGTTTCTCATATTTTTGTTTTTTAGAAGAAGCTTTTTCATGATCGTCTTTTAAACCTACATAGTTTTGGAGTATCTCTTTTGCTATTGATAAGGAAAGAGAAGATTTTGGGTTTCGATAAGAAGAGGATAACTTTCCTAAATGAGGTAAATTTTTAAAGTCTTCTTTTGTAGGTGGCATATGAAAATAGTATTTCCCTGCTTCAATAAGTACGTCAGATGATTGCTGACTAAATCTTGGGTTATTAGAGTAGTGAAGGCCTTTTTTAGAGGCTTTACCTTCTTTTAAAAGCTTAATCAATGCTTTTCTTTTTAGAAGGTAAAGAAACTTTGGGTCAGGAGCCGTTTTCGCATGTCGGTTGACTGTAAAAATAGCCTCTGCAATATGATCTGTAGAGTGATTTGTCCGTTTGTCTTGATAATGATCATCCATAATGAATCTCCTTTAACTGTAAAAATTTACACGAGGTAAAATGCTTGTTAAGTCATTCTCTTATAAAAGATTATACGTTTCTTTTGAAAAAATGCAACATTCTAATAAATGTCGAAAAAGGCTTGTTAAATAGATCTATATATGATTAAATGTTCATATATGGATTTAAGGAGGGGGAATGGTTATGAAAGAGGATGTTTCTTCTAACTATGACATAGATGAGGAAACGTTATTTATTGTTACACAAACGTTTAAAGCCTTATCAGATCCCACTAGAGTAAGAATTTTGCACTTATTGTCGATAAAAGAGTGTTCAGTAAATGAAATAGCTAGTCAATTAACTTTGTCACAATCTACGGTTTCACACCAGCTAAGGTTTTTAAAAAACTTACGCTTAGTAAAGTTTCGTAGAGAAGGAACTAGCTTATACTATAGTCATGATGACGAACATGTACAAAACGTTTTAGAAGAAACGATTCGCCATGCACGTCATAATTAGGAGGAGTAAAGATGAAATCATTTGAGGTTGAAGGTTTATCATGTCCCAACTGTACACTTTCTATGGAAAAACAAATACAAAAGCTTCCTAGTGGCGAATCGGCTAGGCTGAATTATCAAACAAGTCAGCTAACGGTTGAAGAGAATATTAACATGAAAAAGGTAGAGGGTATTTTATCTTCAGATGGGGCGAAAATAGTCAAAGATGAATCTGATGAAGTGGCAAAATGGAGTCCAAAACAAGTGATGGTTGCTCAATTGGGAGTGTCCATTTTCCTTTTCATAACGACATTACTTTTACCTGATTTAGGCATCGTTTCTAAAGGTCTATACTTAACTGCAATCACTTTAAGTGGATATAAAACCTTTTTAAAAGGACTTAAAAATCTCACTAAATTTGTTTTTACGATGGATACGTTAATGACGATTGCCTTAACAGGTGCAGTAGCTATCGGAGAATGGAAGGAAGCCACCTTAGTTGCTATATTGTTTGGTTTAAATGAGCTGCTTGAAAGAATCGGAATGGAAAAAGCTCGTGATTCCATGAAATCCTTGTTAGCTGTAGCTCCAAAAGAAGCTGTTCTTTTAACGGATAGAGGCGAAGAAATTGTTTCGATTGAACAGTTAAAAGTAGGAGATGTTGTTTTAGTCAAGTCGGGAGAGAAAGTACCTTCTGATGGGAGTGTTGTAAAAGGAAAAAGCTCAGTTAATGAAGCTGCCATTACAGGAGAATCATTACCGGTTGAAAAGGATGTAGACGAGCCTGTTTTTGGAGGGAGCATAAATAACGAAGGTGTCCTCCATGTTAGGATTGAAAAAGAATATGAAAAGTCTTCCTTAGCAAAAATCCTTAAAATGGTACAAGAGCTCAAGATTCAAAAACACCAACAGAGCTTTTTATTGATAAATTTGCTAAATACTATACACCAGCCATTATGGTTGCTGCATTACTGATCACATTAATTCCTCCTCTCTTTTTTGGAGGCGACTTTTCTTTCTGGCTTTATGAAGGTTTAGCCATTTTAATTGTCGGTTGTCCATGTGCCTTAATTCTGTCTTCACCAATTGCTCTTTTATCCGGTATAACTAAGAATGCAAGGAAGGGTGTTTTAATTAAAGGAGGAGCCTATTTAGAAGCGTTAGGTAATGTAAATGTGCTTGCCTTTGATAAAACAGGTACGATAACAAAAGGGACACCTTATGTAGAGTCTTTTAAAGAATATGATCGTGAAATGATGAGGATTGCAGGAGCCATTGAACAATCTTCATCGCATCCTTTGGCAACAGCTATCGTTGACAAAGCGAAGGAAACAATGACTGAATTTCCTGAAGTAGATGAATTTGAAACGGTTAGCGGTGAAGGTATTGAAGCTATTGTTGAGGGGAAGGCTTATTGGGTTGGTAATGAAAAAATGGCGAGAAAAATTAATTTATTAAAGGACCAACAAGAACAGATTTCTGAATTGAAAGGAAGAGGGAATACGATTGTTCTTGTTGGTAATGATACAAGCCTTTTAGGGGTTTTCGCATTAGCAGATGAAATTAGACAAGAGAGTAGATCACTCATTAAAGAGCTTAACGAGATTGGGATTAATGAAACGGTCATGTTAACTGGAGATCATGAAGTGTCTGCAAAAAAAGTAGCTAACGAAGTTGGGATAAAATCTTTTTTTGCAAATTTACTTCCTGCTGAAAAGCTGGAAAAGGTTAAAAGTTACGGTAATAGACTTGCGATGGTTGGCGATGGTATTAATGATGCTCCTGCTCTAGCAACAGCAAATATAGGGATAGCCATGGGAAAAGGAACAGATAGTGCGATTGAAACAGCAGATATTGTGCTGATGCAAGACCATTTAGGAAAACTGCCAGAATCAATCAAAATTGCTCGACATGTAAATAAACTGATCAAAATAAATATAGGTATTGCTTTAGCTTTAAAAGCCATTGCATTAGGGTTAAGCTTATTTGGATTGTTAACCTTATGGTTTGCTATATTAGCTGACATGGGTGCAACCATAATTGTTACGTTGATCAGTCTAACGGTATTATACGAAACAAAAAAGTGAAACAACCAATAGAAACAACC
This portion of the Bacillus carboniphilus genome encodes:
- a CDS encoding YkyB family protein — encoded protein: MDDHYQDKRTNHSTDHIAEAIFTVNRHAKTAPDPKFLYLLKRKALIKLLKEGKASKKGLHYSNNPRFSQQSSDVLIEAGKYYFHMPPTKEDFKNLPHLGKLSSSYRNPKSSLSLSIAKEILQNYVGLKDDHEKASSKKQKYEKPVFKKLGETY
- a CDS encoding ArsR/SmtB family transcription factor, which produces MKEDVSSNYDIDEETLFIVTQTFKALSDPTRVRILHLLSIKECSVNEIASQLTLSQSTVSHQLRFLKNLRLVKFRREGTSLYYSHDDEHVQNVLEETIRHARHN